CCCGAACGGTGCCCAGCCAGGATTCTTCCTCGGTTTCAGGTGTTTCTTCTTTGTTGTCCATAGCCCCTTACCCTCATAGTCCGTCGAAACTATTCGGCATTATAGTCACGATGAGGAAATCTCACCTCTCATTTGGTTTTAACAGGACTACCACCTACTTTTGCAGGCTCTACTGGCGCAAAGGGTTCCCCGATGCGCCCGTACCTGTCTAGACACGATTCTCACAAAACGGCAGAACGAAATGCCTACGATCAGCCAACTTGTCCGTAAAGGACGCCCAGTTGTTACCGTGAAGAGCAAGTCCCCGGCTCTTCAATCATGCCCGCAGAAGCGTGGCGTGTGTACGCGTGTATACACCACAACGCCTAAGAAGCCGAACTCAGCTCTTCGCAAGGTTGCCCGTGTGCGCCTTTCGAACGGCCTTGAAGTAACGGCCTATATCCCGGGTGAAGGTCACAACCTTCAGGAGCACTCGATCGTGCTCATCCGTGGTGGTCGTATCAAGGACCTTCCGGGTGTGCGATACCACATCGTGCGTGGTTCCGCTGACACGCAGGGTGTAGCCAATCGCAAGCAATCTCGTTCGAAGTACGGAGCCAAGAAGCCAAAGGCTGGTGCAGCACCGGCAGGAAAGAAGTAAGGAGAACCCATGCGTAAAAAACGTTCAGATAAACGCCGTACTGCAGTGGACCCACGTTTCAACGACGTGATGGTAGCCAAGTTCGTAAACAACATCATGATCCAGGGCAAGAAGAATGCAGCTCGGAAGATCGTGTATGAGGCAATGGACATCGTTGCGAAGAAGACAGAGCAAGACCCGCTTGAAGTCTTCCGCAAGGCAATCCAGAACGCTTCGCCAGCCATCGAGATCCGTCCGCGCCGCGTAGGTGGTGCAACGTATCAAGTCCCGATGGAAGTGCGCGAAGAGCGTCGTGCTGCTCTGGCCATTCGTTGGCTGAAGAAGTTCGCCGCGGATCGTCGTGATCGTTCGATGGCTGCAAAGCTTGCAAGTGAGCTATTGGCAGCAGCCAATGGTGAAGGTGGCGCCATCAAGCGTCGCGATGAAATGCACCGTATGGCAGACGCCAACCGAGCATTCGCCCACTTCCGTTGGTAAGGGGCGGGCAACGTTCCTTGAAACACTGAAATTTCGTGAGATTTTGACGACATGACGCGTTCCGTCGCAATCGACCTCGTGCGCAACATCGGCATCATGGCACACATTGATGCTGGGAAGACCACGACAACGGAACGGATCCTGTACTACACAGGAGTGCTCCACAGAATGGGCGAAGTGCATGAAGGCACGGCGTTCACAGACTACATGGAGCAGGAGAAGGAGAGAGGGATCACGATCACATCGGCCGCTGTCACGTGTACGTGGCACGACCATATGATCAACATCATTGACACTCCGGGTCATGTCGATTTCACAGCCGAAGTGCAACGATCGCTGCGCGTCTTAGACGGTGCGATCGCCCTCTTCTGCGCTGTGGCAGGCGTAGAGCCACAATCGGAGACTGTTTGGCATCAAGCCGATCAGTACCATGTGCCTCGTATCGCCTTTGTGAATAAGATGGACAGAGTTGGAGCCAACTTCACTCGGGTTCTCGGTATGATGCGTCAGCGACTCGGTGCCAACCCTGTTGCCGTGCAGCTACCACTGGGAGCCGAAGACACCTTCACTGGTGTTGTTGACCTGATCGACCGTGTTGCGATCGTCTTCGATCGTGAGCGCGGAGAGAAGTTCGAGACCGGTCCGGTACCGGACGAGATGAAGCAAGAAGTTGAAGATGCAAGACAACTGCTTGTAGAAGCAGTGGCAGAACATGACGACGTGTTATTGGAAAGATATCTTGGCGGCGGAGAGATCACGTCGGAAGAGCTTCGAGCCGGACTCCGCAAGGCAACTTTGCACAACAAGGTAACCCCGGTGTTCTGCGGAAGTTCCTTCAAGAACAAAGGTGTTCAGCAGCTTCTCGACGGTGTAATCGCCTACTTGCCGTCTCCGAACGATGTTGGGTATACGCACGGATACAACGTTGCCGACCACGACATTGAAGAGACTCGCAAGCCAGAAGATGAAGAAGCCTTTTCTGCATTGGCCTTTAAGATCATCACCGATCCATTCGTTGGAAGGTTGACGTTCATACGGATCTACTCAGGCAGTATCAAGGCAGGCGAGCAGCTGTACAATGTGACGAATGACAAGAAGGAGCGAGCCGGGAAGATCATGCGCATGAGCGCAAACAAGCGTGAAGAACTCGAAGCGGCGTATGCCGGCGACATCGTGGCGATACCTTCGATGAGATTCACGCGAACGGGTGATACACTGTGTGATCAGAAACGCCCCTTACTCCTTGAAAGCATCAGTTTCTCAGATCCCGTTATCAATCAATCGGTTGAGGCGCGGACTTTGGCGGATCAGGACAAACTGACCGAATCCTTACATCGGCTCTCTGAAGAAGATCCGACGTTTCGATTTCATACTGATGCTGAATCAGGACAGATCATTATTTCCGGCGTAGGTGAGCTCCATTTGGAGATCCTTGTAGACCGGTTGAAAAGAGAATTCAACGTCCCCGTTAAAGTGGGGAAACCGCAGGTGGCCTACCGAGAGACCATCACCAGTGTTGCACGCGCGGAGGGCAAGTTCGTCCGCAGCAACGCCGGGAAGAATCAATTCGGGCAGGCAACCATTGAATTACGACCGAACGACCCAGGAAAAGGCCTCGAGTTCCGCAGTGAACTTGCACCGGGGGCACTTCCAGAGACGTACGTCAAGAGTGCAGAGAAGGGGGCTTTAGAAGCCCTCAAGGTCGGACCGATCTCGGGATACCCCATGATTGACATCATGGCCGTCCTTGTGGATACGGCATACAATGAAGAAGACGCAACGGAGACGGCTTACGCCGTCGCCTCCTCGATCGCTGCGAAGGATGCTTGCAGAATGGCGAACCCCGTCATTATGGAGCCTGTCTTCCAGGTAGAGGTCGTTACGCCCGAGGATTACGTGGGCGAGGTCATTGCTGATCTCAGTTCGCGTAGTGGAATGGTGCAAGGGATTTCCCAGCGCGACATTCTACAAGTTGTGACGGCTTTGGTGCCGCTGTCTCAATTATTCGGCTACGTAACACAGTTGCGATCGCTTACGCAGGGCAGAGGTTCGTATACCATGCATTTCCATGGATACGAGCAGGCTCAACGTCGCTCATAACAGGGCTGACGTGCGATAGCGGCTGCAGCGCGCCCGCCAAACAAAAAAGTTTGGTGCCGGGAGGGCGCTTTATTGCGTTTATTCCAAAAAGGTTTCGTACCTTTGTTTTCTATCCCGCGACGGTCGAAACGCTGGCCCGAGATAGAGAAAAACTAAGCAACACAACATCCTTGTAACACCTCACTCATAGCAACCTGAGGAGTAGGCAAAATGGCAAAAGAGAAATTTGAGCGGAATAAGCCGCACGTAAACGTTGGAACCATCGGTCACGTTGACCATGGTAAGACAACGCTTACCGCCGCCATCACGATGTGTCTGGCCGCTAAGGGTCTTTCACAAAAGCGTTCGTTCGACTCGATCGATAACGCACCTGAAGAAAAGGCACGCGGGATCACGATCGCTACGGCACACGTTGAGTACGAGACGGAGAACCGTCACTACGCACACGTTGACTGCCCGGGCCACGCTGACTATGTGAAGAACATGATCACGGGTGCCGCTCAGATGGACGGCGCGATCCTCGTGGTAGCAGCAACAGACGGTCCGATGCCACAAACGCGTGAGCACATCCTGCTTGCACGTCAGGTTGGCGTACCTCGTATCGTGGTGTTCATGAACAAGGTAGACATCGCAGATCCGGATCTCGTTGAACTCGTTGAGATGGAAATCCGTGAACTTCTGAGCAAGTACGAATTCCCTGGCGACGACATTCCGATCATCAAGGGTTCGGCACTCAAGGCGCTTGACGCAGCCTCTGGCGGCGCTGGTGCTGATGATGCTGACATGGCATGCATCTTTGAACTTATGGCAGCTGTGGATTCATACATCCCAACGCCGGTTCGTGACGTAGACAAGCCATTCCTTATGCCTGTTGAAGACGTGTTCTCGATCACTGGTCGTGGCACAGTAGGTACGGGTCGTATCGAGCGTGGTATCGTCAAGGTCAACGAAGAAGTCGAGATCGTAGGATTCGGCCTTCAGAAGAAGACGATCGTAACTGGTATCGAAATGTTCCGCAAGCTTCTTGATGAAGGTCGTGCCGGCGACAACGTTGGTCTCCTTCTTCGCGGCGTGGACAAGGAAGAGATTGAGCGCGGCATGGTTATCGCCAAGCCAGGTTCGATCACACCGCACCACAAGTTCAAGGCTCAAGCGTACGTACTCAACAAAGACGAAGGTGGCCGTCACACGCCATTCTTCACGAACTACCGTCCTCAGTTCTACTTCCGTACAACGGATGTGACGGGTGTTCTCAACTTGCCGGCTGGCGTTGAAATGATCATGCCTGGCGACAACGTTGACAATCTCGAAGTGGTACTCATCACACCGGTGGCCATGGAAGAAGGACTTCGCTTCGCTATTCGCGAAGGTGGTCGTACAGTTGGTGCTGGTGTTGTAACGGCGATCATCGAATAAGAAAACGGTTTTTCGAGTCGAACGAGGGAGGTTTTCGCCTCCCTCGTTTCGTCTCCGACAGAACCTCCAACCAGGAGAACTAACGAGTGGCAACGCAACGCATTCGCATCAAGCTACGGTCTTACGATCATAATCTTATTGATCGTTCGGCAGAGCGCATCGTCCGCACAGTGAAGCAGACAGGTGCCGTGGTTTCGGGACCGATCCCGCTACCTACGGAACGTACGGTCTATACAGTGCTGCGGTCTCCGCACGTGGACAAGAAGTCACGTGAGCAATTTGAAGCACGCGTGCACAAGCGCGTCATTGACATCTTCAGCAGCACGCAGAAGACGATCGATGCGCTCATGCGCCTGGAGCTCCCGGCGGGTGTTGATGTGGAAGTGAAAGTCTAGGAGTAAGAGGACAAATGAGCGCAATCCTCGGACGAAAGCTGGGAATGACGAGCATCTTTACGGATGATGGCAATTTTGTGCCATGTACTGTGATCGAAGCCGGACCATGCCCAGTAGTCCAAGTAAAAACAAAAGACAATGACGGCTATGATGCCGTTCAGATCGGCTATGAGTCGATCGCCGAACGCAAAGTGAATCGCCCTCGGGCAGGACACTTCGCTAAGAACGACGTCGAACCGACGCGCCACTTGAAAGAGTTCCGCCAGCTTGTTGCCAAGGTCAAAAATGGTGACATCATAACGGTTGAAGCTTTCGCAACTGGTGACAAGGTGAAGGTGTCGGCAACGAGCAAGGGTAAGGGCTTCCAGGGTGTTGTACGCCGTCACCACTTCGGTGGTGTTGGTATGGCAACACACGGACAGTCTGACCGACCTCGGGCCCCGGGTTCTATCGGTTCGTCGTCCTATCCATCGCGTGTTTTCAAAGGCATGCGAATGGCTGGCCGGATGGGTGGGACACGTATCACTATCCGCAATCTCACGGTTCTCCGTGTGATGCCCGAGCAAAATCTCCTTCTTGTGAAGGGGAGCATCCCGGGCGCAATGAATTCAGTAGTTGAAATTGTAAAGCTCTAAGAAGAAGACTGCCATGACTGTGGATATACTCACAAAGGACGGTGCAAAAGCGGGCTCTATCGAGCTGCCGGCATCGGTCTTTGGTATCGAGCCCAGCGAGCACGCGATGTATCAGGCTGTACGAGCATACTTGGCGCATCGTCGTCAGGGCACGCACAAAGTGAAGACGCGCGCTGAGGTGTCCGGTGGCGGCAAAAAGCCGTTCAAGCAAAAAGGCACTGGTGGTGCACGTCGTGGCACGAGCCGCTCGCCCCTTAACCCGGGTGGCGGTAAGATCCACGGTCCGTTCCCTCACCTCTATCACATCGAACTTCCGGTGAAGGTGAAGAGACTTGCTCGCAAGTCTGCGCTCACCCTTCGTGCTCGCGAGAATAATCTCGTAGTGCTTGAGGACTTCACGGTAAGCGCACCGAAGACGCGCGAAGTAGCATCGATGTTGAAGGCCATCAAGGTTGATGGTTCCAAGGTGCTGTTGCTTCTGCCGAAGGCGAACGAGACGTTTGTGAAGTCTGCGCGGAACATCGCAGGTGTAACAACCTTCCCGGCCGACAAGATCTCTGCATATGATGTGCTGAGTCACGGCAAGCTTGTGATCTTCAAGAGCGCTATCGAAACGCTTGCCAATTCGTTTGGCGACGCGAATGAAGGAGACGCATAATGATCACAGTCCTTAAGAAGCCGGTGATCACAGAGAAGGCAACTAAGGTTGGCCACATGCGCCAGTATGTCTTTGAAGTTGATCCAAATGCGAACAAGCTGCAGATCCGTCAAGCCATCAAGCAAATGTTTGATGTAGAAGCGAAGAGCATCCGCACGGTACGTACGAAGGGTAAAGTCAAGACTCGTATGACGCGCCGTGGTCCTCAAGTTGGTCGTACCAACCTGAAGAAGAAGGCCTATGTGACGCTCAAGGAAGGTCAGTCCATCGACATCGTTGCCGGCGAAGGCAACGAGGAGTAAGCGGAGAACACGAATCATGGCAACCAGGAATCTCAAACCGATCACGCCGGGAACGCGCTACTACAGCATCAGCACGTTCGACGAGATCACGACATCCAAGCCGGAGAAAAGCCTTCTTGAGCCGATCAAGAAGTCTGGCGGCCGCAACAACACCGGACGCGTAACATCGCGTCACCGTGGTGGCGGACACAAGCGGATGTATCGTATCATCGATTTCAAGCGCGAAAAGTTCGGTATCGAAGCAACAGTGATGACGATCGAATACGATCCGAATCGCACATGCCGCATTGCACTTCTCGAGTATGCTGACGGAGAGAAGCGTTATATCATCGCCCCGGATAAGGTGAAGGTTGGCCAGAAGCTCATGAGTGGTGAGAAGGCTGAACCAAAGGATGGCAACACGTTGCCGTTCACCAAGATCCCGGTGGGATATGTGGTACACAACATTGAATTGAAGCCCGGTAAGGGTGGTCAGATGGTTCGTTCGGCCGGTACATCCGCGCAGTTCGTTGGTGTTGACAACGGCAAGGCTCAGATCAAGCTCCCTTCGGGTGAGATTCGCATGGTCCCTGCAATTTGTATGGCAACGATCGGTGTAGTGAGTAACGGTTCGCACGAGAACATCAGCTATGGCAAGGCCGGCCGTATGCGTTGGTTGGGCGTTCGTCCACAGACGCGTGGTATGGCAATGAATCCGATCGATCACCCGAATGGTGGTGGTGAAGGACGTTCGAAGTCGGGTGGTGGTCGCAAGCACATGCGTTCACCATGGGGCCAGCTTGCTAAGGGTCTCAAGACACGGAAGAAGAAGAATGCCTCGAATGACATGATCATTCGTCGGCGCAACGCGTAACCTAGGAACACGGAGTAGTCAGAGATGCCTCGTTCACTGAAGAAAGAGCCGTTCGTCAGCTATAAGCTGGTCAAGAAGGTAGCGGCAATGAATGACTCGAGCAAGAAGTCCGTGATCAAGACCTGGTCGCGTGCATCAACGATTTCGCCGGAGTTCGTGGGTCACACACTCGCGGTACACAACGGTAACAAGTTCATTCCGGTATATGTGACGGAGAACATGGTTGGTCATAAGCTTGGTGAGTTTTCGCCAACGCGGACATACCGTGGACACTCTGGCAATCGGAAAGATCTCAAAACGGGCAAGAAGTAAGGACGAACGATGGAAGCACGCGCTATCAAACGCTACAATAGATCGTCGCCTCGCAAGATGCGTCTTGTGATCGATCTCATCCGTGGCAAGTCGGCTCAGGAGGCACTCAACATCCTCCAATTCTCGGACAAGGCAGCTGGTTCGGTGGCTGAGCTCACGCTCAAGTCTGCTATCAGCAACCTCACCCGGAAGGATCAGGGGATCGACCCCGAGTCCATCGTTGTGAAGGAGTGTTTCGTCGATCCAGGACCGACGATCAAGCGGATCTCACCGGCCCCGATGGGTCGTGCATATCGCATTCGCAAGCGCTCGCATCATTTAACCATCGTCGTTTCTACGAAACAGTAAGCGGAGTCAGATCAAGTGGGTCAGAAGACAAATCCGATCGGTCTGCGACTAGGCATCATCCGCCAGTGGGAAGCCAACTGGTTCGATGAAAAGAACGTCGCAGAAAAGTTGCAAGAAGACCTCATGGTACGCAACTACATCAAGAGCCGTCTCAAGAAGGCCGGTGTAGCACGCATCATTGTTGAGCGCACAGCGAAGCAGCTTCGCGTAACGATCAACACATCGCGTCCAGGCGTCATCATTGGTCGTTCCGGCAAGGACATTGCGCAGCTCGAAGAAGAGCTTCGTAAGATCACAAAGAAGG
This region of Ignavibacteria bacterium genomic DNA includes:
- a CDS encoding 30S ribosomal protein S12, yielding MPTISQLVRKGRPVVTVKSKSPALQSCPQKRGVCTRVYTTTPKKPNSALRKVARVRLSNGLEVTAYIPGEGHNLQEHSIVLIRGGRIKDLPGVRYHIVRGSADTQGVANRKQSRSKYGAKKPKAGAAPAGKK
- the rpsG gene encoding 30S ribosomal protein S7 — protein: MRKKRSDKRRTAVDPRFNDVMVAKFVNNIMIQGKKNAARKIVYEAMDIVAKKTEQDPLEVFRKAIQNASPAIEIRPRRVGGATYQVPMEVREERRAALAIRWLKKFAADRRDRSMAAKLASELLAAANGEGGAIKRRDEMHRMADANRAFAHFRW
- the fusA gene encoding elongation factor G, translating into MTRSVAIDLVRNIGIMAHIDAGKTTTTERILYYTGVLHRMGEVHEGTAFTDYMEQEKERGITITSAAVTCTWHDHMINIIDTPGHVDFTAEVQRSLRVLDGAIALFCAVAGVEPQSETVWHQADQYHVPRIAFVNKMDRVGANFTRVLGMMRQRLGANPVAVQLPLGAEDTFTGVVDLIDRVAIVFDRERGEKFETGPVPDEMKQEVEDARQLLVEAVAEHDDVLLERYLGGGEITSEELRAGLRKATLHNKVTPVFCGSSFKNKGVQQLLDGVIAYLPSPNDVGYTHGYNVADHDIEETRKPEDEEAFSALAFKIITDPFVGRLTFIRIYSGSIKAGEQLYNVTNDKKERAGKIMRMSANKREELEAAYAGDIVAIPSMRFTRTGDTLCDQKRPLLLESISFSDPVINQSVEARTLADQDKLTESLHRLSEEDPTFRFHTDAESGQIIISGVGELHLEILVDRLKREFNVPVKVGKPQVAYRETITSVARAEGKFVRSNAGKNQFGQATIELRPNDPGKGLEFRSELAPGALPETYVKSAEKGALEALKVGPISGYPMIDIMAVLVDTAYNEEDATETAYAVASSIAAKDACRMANPVIMEPVFQVEVVTPEDYVGEVIADLSSRSGMVQGISQRDILQVVTALVPLSQLFGYVTQLRSLTQGRGSYTMHFHGYEQAQRRS
- the tuf gene encoding elongation factor Tu; translation: MAKEKFERNKPHVNVGTIGHVDHGKTTLTAAITMCLAAKGLSQKRSFDSIDNAPEEKARGITIATAHVEYETENRHYAHVDCPGHADYVKNMITGAAQMDGAILVVAATDGPMPQTREHILLARQVGVPRIVVFMNKVDIADPDLVELVEMEIRELLSKYEFPGDDIPIIKGSALKALDAASGGAGADDADMACIFELMAAVDSYIPTPVRDVDKPFLMPVEDVFSITGRGTVGTGRIERGIVKVNEEVEIVGFGLQKKTIVTGIEMFRKLLDEGRAGDNVGLLLRGVDKEEIERGMVIAKPGSITPHHKFKAQAYVLNKDEGGRHTPFFTNYRPQFYFRTTDVTGVLNLPAGVEMIMPGDNVDNLEVVLITPVAMEEGLRFAIREGGRTVGAGVVTAIIE
- the rpsJ gene encoding 30S ribosomal protein S10: MATQRIRIKLRSYDHNLIDRSAERIVRTVKQTGAVVSGPIPLPTERTVYTVLRSPHVDKKSREQFEARVHKRVIDIFSSTQKTIDALMRLELPAGVDVEVKV
- the rplC gene encoding 50S ribosomal protein L3, coding for MSAILGRKLGMTSIFTDDGNFVPCTVIEAGPCPVVQVKTKDNDGYDAVQIGYESIAERKVNRPRAGHFAKNDVEPTRHLKEFRQLVAKVKNGDIITVEAFATGDKVKVSATSKGKGFQGVVRRHHFGGVGMATHGQSDRPRAPGSIGSSSYPSRVFKGMRMAGRMGGTRITIRNLTVLRVMPEQNLLLVKGSIPGAMNSVVEIVKL
- the rplD gene encoding 50S ribosomal protein L4, giving the protein MTVDILTKDGAKAGSIELPASVFGIEPSEHAMYQAVRAYLAHRRQGTHKVKTRAEVSGGGKKPFKQKGTGGARRGTSRSPLNPGGGKIHGPFPHLYHIELPVKVKRLARKSALTLRARENNLVVLEDFTVSAPKTREVASMLKAIKVDGSKVLLLLPKANETFVKSARNIAGVTTFPADKISAYDVLSHGKLVIFKSAIETLANSFGDANEGDA
- the rplW gene encoding 50S ribosomal protein L23, with the protein product MITVLKKPVITEKATKVGHMRQYVFEVDPNANKLQIRQAIKQMFDVEAKSIRTVRTKGKVKTRMTRRGPQVGRTNLKKKAYVTLKEGQSIDIVAGEGNEE
- the rplB gene encoding 50S ribosomal protein L2, which gives rise to MATRNLKPITPGTRYYSISTFDEITTSKPEKSLLEPIKKSGGRNNTGRVTSRHRGGGHKRMYRIIDFKREKFGIEATVMTIEYDPNRTCRIALLEYADGEKRYIIAPDKVKVGQKLMSGEKAEPKDGNTLPFTKIPVGYVVHNIELKPGKGGQMVRSAGTSAQFVGVDNGKAQIKLPSGEIRMVPAICMATIGVVSNGSHENISYGKAGRMRWLGVRPQTRGMAMNPIDHPNGGGEGRSKSGGGRKHMRSPWGQLAKGLKTRKKKNASNDMIIRRRNA
- the rpsS gene encoding 30S ribosomal protein S19 yields the protein MPRSLKKEPFVSYKLVKKVAAMNDSSKKSVIKTWSRASTISPEFVGHTLAVHNGNKFIPVYVTENMVGHKLGEFSPTRTYRGHSGNRKDLKTGKK
- the rplV gene encoding 50S ribosomal protein L22 yields the protein MEARAIKRYNRSSPRKMRLVIDLIRGKSAQEALNILQFSDKAAGSVAELTLKSAISNLTRKDQGIDPESIVVKECFVDPGPTIKRISPAPMGRAYRIRKRSHHLTIVVSTKQ